In Rhineura floridana isolate rRhiFlo1 chromosome 6, rRhiFlo1.hap2, whole genome shotgun sequence, one genomic interval encodes:
- the ELMO2 gene encoding engulfment and cell motility protein 2 isoform X3, producing the protein MDRTQSHSMEARLEAMKELAKLSADVTFATEFINMDGIAVLTRLMESGTKLLSHYSEMLAFTLTAFLELMDHGIISWDMVPLTFIRQIAGYVSQPTVDVSILQRSLAILESVVLNSQSLYQKIAEEITVGQLISHLQVSNQEIQTYAIALINALFLKAPEDKRQEMANIFAQKHLRSIILAHVIRGNRPIKTEMAHQLYVLQVLTFNLLEERMMTKMDPSDQAQRDIIFELRRIAFDAESEGSSIAGGGTEKRKAMYTKDYKMLGFTNHVNPALDFTQTPPGMLALDNMLYLAKCHRDTYVRIVLENSSREDKHECPFGRSAIELTKMLCEILQVGELPNEGRDDYHPMFFTHDRAFEELFAICIQLLNKTWKEMRATAEDFNKVMQVVREQITRALPSKPSSLDQFKSKLRGLSYSEILRLRQSERMSQDDFQSPPIMELREKIQPEIVELIKQQRLNRLCEGSSFRKIGNRRRQERFWHCRLALNHKMLHYGDLEDNAQGEVTLESLQEKIPVADIKAVVTGKDCPHMKEKGALKQNKEALELAFSILYDPDETLNFIAPNKYEYCVWIDGLNALLGKDMASDLTKSDLDTLLSMEVKLRLLDLENIQIPEVPPPVPKEPSSYDFVYHYG; encoded by the exons CTACAGTGAGATGCTGGCATTCACCCTGACAGCCTTCCTGGAGCTCATGGACCATGGCATTATCTCTTGGGATATGGTGCCCCTCACCTTCATCAGACAG ATTGCAGGGTATGTGAGCCAGCCAACGGTGGATGTCTCCATCTTGCAGCGCTCCTTGGCCATCCTGGAAAGCGTGGTGCTGAACAGCCAGAGCCTGTACCAGAAGATTGCAGAAGAGATCACTGTGGGGCAGCTTATCTCCCACCTGCAGGT TTCAAACCAGGAGATCCAGACGTATGCCATTGCCTTGATCAACGCCCTCTTTCTGAAGGCACCTGAGGACAAGAGACAG GAGATGGCAAACATCTTTGCCCAGAAGCACCTGCGCTCCATCATCTTGGCA CATGTAATCAGAGGTAACCGCCCAATCAAAACGGAGATGGCCCATCAGCTGTATGTGCTTCAGGTCCTGACCTTTAACCTCCTGGAAGAGCGGATGATGACCAAGATGGACCCCAGTGATCAG GCCCAAAGAGACATCATTTTTGAGCTGCGAAGAATCGCCTTTGATGCCGAGTCGGAGGGCAGCAGCATTGCTGGGGGCGGGACAGAGAAGCGCAAAGCCATGTACACCAAGGACTACAAGATGCTTGGCTTCACG AACCACGTCAACCCTGCTCTGGACTTCACCCAGACCCCACCAGGGATGCTGGCCTTGGACAACATGCTATACCTGGCCAAATGCCACCGGGATACCTATGTCAGG ATTGTCCTGGAGAACTCCAGCCGGGAGGACAAGCACGAGTGCCCCTTTGGACGCAGCGCCATCGAGCTCACCAAGATGCTTTGTGAGATCCTGCAGGTCGGAGAACTTC CTAACGAGGGCCGGGACGACTATCACCCCATGTTCTTCACACACGACCGCGCCTTTGAAGAGCTCTTTGCCATCTGCATCCAACTCCTCAACAAGACGTGGAAGGAGATGAGAGCCACAGCCGAGGATTTCAACAAG GTGATGCAGGTGGTGCGGGAGCAGATCACCCGGGCCCTGCCCTCCAAGCCCAGCTCCCTGGACCAGTTCAAGAGCAAACTGCGTGGCCTGAGCTACTCGGAGATCCTGCGCTTACGCCAGTCGGAGCGGATGAGCCAGGACGATTTCCAGTCCCCGCCCATCAT GGAACTGCGGGAGAAGATCCAGCCCGAGATCGTGGAGCTTATCAAGCAGCAGCGTCTGAACCGGCTCTGTGAAGGGAGCAGCTTCCGCAAGATTGGGAACCGGAGGAGGCAAG AGCGCTTCTGGCACTGCCGCCTGGCCTTGAACCACAAGATGCTCCACTACGGGGATCTGGAGGATAACGCCCAAGGGGAGGTGACCTTGGAGTCCCTGCAGGAGAAAA TCCCTGTTGCAGACATCAAGGCCGTTGTCACTGGGAAAGACTGTCCCCACATGAAAGAGAAGGGAGCCCTGAAGCAGAACAAG GAGGCCCTGGAGTTGGCCTTCTCCATCCTCTATGACCCAGATGAGACCCTGAACTTCATCGCACCCAATAAATATGAG TACTGCGTCTGGATTGACGGCCTCAACGCCCTCCTGGGGAAGGACATGGCCAGCGACCTAACCAAGAGTGACCTCGACACACTGCTGAGCATGGAGGTGAAGCTGCGCCTGCTGGACTTGGAGAACATCCAGATCCCGGAGGTGCCTCCGCCCGTCCCCAAGGAGCCCAGCAGCTACGATTTCGTCTACCACTACGGCTGA
- the ELMO2 gene encoding engulfment and cell motility protein 2 isoform X1 → MDRTQSHSMEARLEAMKELAKLSADVTFATEFINMDGIAVLTRLMESGTKLLSHYSEMLAFTLTAFLELMDHGIISWDMVPLTFIRQIAGYVSQPTVDVSILQRSLAILESVVLNSQSLYQKIAEEITVGQLISHLQVSNQEIQTYAIALINALFLKAPEDKRQQQEKLLHPLDLPCTEMANIFAQKHLRSIILAHVIRGNRPIKTEMAHQLYVLQVLTFNLLEERMMTKMDPSDQAQRDIIFELRRIAFDAESEGSSIAGGGTEKRKAMYTKDYKMLGFTNHVNPALDFTQTPPGMLALDNMLYLAKCHRDTYVRIVLENSSREDKHECPFGRSAIELTKMLCEILQVGELPNEGRDDYHPMFFTHDRAFEELFAICIQLLNKTWKEMRATAEDFNKVMQVVREQITRALPSKPSSLDQFKSKLRGLSYSEILRLRQSERMSQDDFQSPPIMELREKIQPEIVELIKQQRLNRLCEGSSFRKIGNRRRQERFWHCRLALNHKMLHYGDLEDNAQGEVTLESLQEKIPVADIKAVVTGKDCPHMKEKGALKQNKEALELAFSILYDPDETLNFIAPNKYEYCVWIDGLNALLGKDMASDLTKSDLDTLLSMEVKLRLLDLENIQIPEVPPPVPKEPSSYDFVYHYG, encoded by the exons CTACAGTGAGATGCTGGCATTCACCCTGACAGCCTTCCTGGAGCTCATGGACCATGGCATTATCTCTTGGGATATGGTGCCCCTCACCTTCATCAGACAG ATTGCAGGGTATGTGAGCCAGCCAACGGTGGATGTCTCCATCTTGCAGCGCTCCTTGGCCATCCTGGAAAGCGTGGTGCTGAACAGCCAGAGCCTGTACCAGAAGATTGCAGAAGAGATCACTGTGGGGCAGCTTATCTCCCACCTGCAGGT TTCAAACCAGGAGATCCAGACGTATGCCATTGCCTTGATCAACGCCCTCTTTCTGAAGGCACCTGAGGACAAGAGACAG CAGCAGGAGAAGCTTCTTCACCCACTAGACCTGCCTTGCACT GAGATGGCAAACATCTTTGCCCAGAAGCACCTGCGCTCCATCATCTTGGCA CATGTAATCAGAGGTAACCGCCCAATCAAAACGGAGATGGCCCATCAGCTGTATGTGCTTCAGGTCCTGACCTTTAACCTCCTGGAAGAGCGGATGATGACCAAGATGGACCCCAGTGATCAG GCCCAAAGAGACATCATTTTTGAGCTGCGAAGAATCGCCTTTGATGCCGAGTCGGAGGGCAGCAGCATTGCTGGGGGCGGGACAGAGAAGCGCAAAGCCATGTACACCAAGGACTACAAGATGCTTGGCTTCACG AACCACGTCAACCCTGCTCTGGACTTCACCCAGACCCCACCAGGGATGCTGGCCTTGGACAACATGCTATACCTGGCCAAATGCCACCGGGATACCTATGTCAGG ATTGTCCTGGAGAACTCCAGCCGGGAGGACAAGCACGAGTGCCCCTTTGGACGCAGCGCCATCGAGCTCACCAAGATGCTTTGTGAGATCCTGCAGGTCGGAGAACTTC CTAACGAGGGCCGGGACGACTATCACCCCATGTTCTTCACACACGACCGCGCCTTTGAAGAGCTCTTTGCCATCTGCATCCAACTCCTCAACAAGACGTGGAAGGAGATGAGAGCCACAGCCGAGGATTTCAACAAG GTGATGCAGGTGGTGCGGGAGCAGATCACCCGGGCCCTGCCCTCCAAGCCCAGCTCCCTGGACCAGTTCAAGAGCAAACTGCGTGGCCTGAGCTACTCGGAGATCCTGCGCTTACGCCAGTCGGAGCGGATGAGCCAGGACGATTTCCAGTCCCCGCCCATCAT GGAACTGCGGGAGAAGATCCAGCCCGAGATCGTGGAGCTTATCAAGCAGCAGCGTCTGAACCGGCTCTGTGAAGGGAGCAGCTTCCGCAAGATTGGGAACCGGAGGAGGCAAG AGCGCTTCTGGCACTGCCGCCTGGCCTTGAACCACAAGATGCTCCACTACGGGGATCTGGAGGATAACGCCCAAGGGGAGGTGACCTTGGAGTCCCTGCAGGAGAAAA TCCCTGTTGCAGACATCAAGGCCGTTGTCACTGGGAAAGACTGTCCCCACATGAAAGAGAAGGGAGCCCTGAAGCAGAACAAG GAGGCCCTGGAGTTGGCCTTCTCCATCCTCTATGACCCAGATGAGACCCTGAACTTCATCGCACCCAATAAATATGAG TACTGCGTCTGGATTGACGGCCTCAACGCCCTCCTGGGGAAGGACATGGCCAGCGACCTAACCAAGAGTGACCTCGACACACTGCTGAGCATGGAGGTGAAGCTGCGCCTGCTGGACTTGGAGAACATCCAGATCCCGGAGGTGCCTCCGCCCGTCCCCAAGGAGCCCAGCAGCTACGATTTCGTCTACCACTACGGCTGA
- the ELMO2 gene encoding engulfment and cell motility protein 2 isoform X4, with the protein MDRTQSHSMEARLEAMKELAKLSADVTFATEFINMDGIAVLTRLMESGTKLLSHYSEMLAFTLTAFLELMDHGIISWDMVPLTFIRQIAGYVSQPTVDVSILQRSLAILESVVLNSQSLYQKIAEEITVGQLISHLQVSNQEIQTYAIALINALFLKAPEDKRQQQEKLLHPLDLPCTEMANIFAQKHLRSIILAHVIRGNRPIKTEMAHQLYVLQVLTFNLLEERMMTKMDPSDQAQRDIIFELRRIAFDAESEGSSIAGGGTEKRKAMYTKDYKMLGFTNHVNPALDFTQTPPGMLALDNMLYLAKCHRDTYVRIVLENSSREDKHECPFGRSAIELTKMLCEILQVGELPNEGRDDYHPMFFTHDRAFEELFAICIQLLNKTWKEMRATAEDFNKVMQVVREQITRALPSKPSSLDQFKSKLRGLSYSEILRLRQSERMSQDDFQSPPIMELREKIQPEIVELIKQQRLNRLCEGSSFRKIGNRRRQERFWHCRLALNHKMLHYGDLEDNAQGEVTLESLQEKIPVADIKAVVTGKDCPHMKEKGALKQNKYCVWIDGLNALLGKDMASDLTKSDLDTLLSMEVKLRLLDLENIQIPEVPPPVPKEPSSYDFVYHYG; encoded by the exons CTACAGTGAGATGCTGGCATTCACCCTGACAGCCTTCCTGGAGCTCATGGACCATGGCATTATCTCTTGGGATATGGTGCCCCTCACCTTCATCAGACAG ATTGCAGGGTATGTGAGCCAGCCAACGGTGGATGTCTCCATCTTGCAGCGCTCCTTGGCCATCCTGGAAAGCGTGGTGCTGAACAGCCAGAGCCTGTACCAGAAGATTGCAGAAGAGATCACTGTGGGGCAGCTTATCTCCCACCTGCAGGT TTCAAACCAGGAGATCCAGACGTATGCCATTGCCTTGATCAACGCCCTCTTTCTGAAGGCACCTGAGGACAAGAGACAG CAGCAGGAGAAGCTTCTTCACCCACTAGACCTGCCTTGCACT GAGATGGCAAACATCTTTGCCCAGAAGCACCTGCGCTCCATCATCTTGGCA CATGTAATCAGAGGTAACCGCCCAATCAAAACGGAGATGGCCCATCAGCTGTATGTGCTTCAGGTCCTGACCTTTAACCTCCTGGAAGAGCGGATGATGACCAAGATGGACCCCAGTGATCAG GCCCAAAGAGACATCATTTTTGAGCTGCGAAGAATCGCCTTTGATGCCGAGTCGGAGGGCAGCAGCATTGCTGGGGGCGGGACAGAGAAGCGCAAAGCCATGTACACCAAGGACTACAAGATGCTTGGCTTCACG AACCACGTCAACCCTGCTCTGGACTTCACCCAGACCCCACCAGGGATGCTGGCCTTGGACAACATGCTATACCTGGCCAAATGCCACCGGGATACCTATGTCAGG ATTGTCCTGGAGAACTCCAGCCGGGAGGACAAGCACGAGTGCCCCTTTGGACGCAGCGCCATCGAGCTCACCAAGATGCTTTGTGAGATCCTGCAGGTCGGAGAACTTC CTAACGAGGGCCGGGACGACTATCACCCCATGTTCTTCACACACGACCGCGCCTTTGAAGAGCTCTTTGCCATCTGCATCCAACTCCTCAACAAGACGTGGAAGGAGATGAGAGCCACAGCCGAGGATTTCAACAAG GTGATGCAGGTGGTGCGGGAGCAGATCACCCGGGCCCTGCCCTCCAAGCCCAGCTCCCTGGACCAGTTCAAGAGCAAACTGCGTGGCCTGAGCTACTCGGAGATCCTGCGCTTACGCCAGTCGGAGCGGATGAGCCAGGACGATTTCCAGTCCCCGCCCATCAT GGAACTGCGGGAGAAGATCCAGCCCGAGATCGTGGAGCTTATCAAGCAGCAGCGTCTGAACCGGCTCTGTGAAGGGAGCAGCTTCCGCAAGATTGGGAACCGGAGGAGGCAAG AGCGCTTCTGGCACTGCCGCCTGGCCTTGAACCACAAGATGCTCCACTACGGGGATCTGGAGGATAACGCCCAAGGGGAGGTGACCTTGGAGTCCCTGCAGGAGAAAA TCCCTGTTGCAGACATCAAGGCCGTTGTCACTGGGAAAGACTGTCCCCACATGAAAGAGAAGGGAGCCCTGAAGCAGAACAAG TACTGCGTCTGGATTGACGGCCTCAACGCCCTCCTGGGGAAGGACATGGCCAGCGACCTAACCAAGAGTGACCTCGACACACTGCTGAGCATGGAGGTGAAGCTGCGCCTGCTGGACTTGGAGAACATCCAGATCCCGGAGGTGCCTCCGCCCGTCCCCAAGGAGCCCAGCAGCTACGATTTCGTCTACCACTACGGCTGA
- the ELMO2 gene encoding engulfment and cell motility protein 2 isoform X2, protein MDRTQSHSMEARLEAMKELAKLSADVTFATEFINMDGIAVLTRLMESGTKLLSHYSEMLAFTLTAFLELMDHGIISWDMVPLTFIRQIAGYVSQPTVDVSILQRSLAILESVVLNSQSLYQKIAEEITVGQLISHLQVSNQEIQTYAIALINALFLKAPEDKRQQEKLLHPLDLPCTEMANIFAQKHLRSIILAHVIRGNRPIKTEMAHQLYVLQVLTFNLLEERMMTKMDPSDQAQRDIIFELRRIAFDAESEGSSIAGGGTEKRKAMYTKDYKMLGFTNHVNPALDFTQTPPGMLALDNMLYLAKCHRDTYVRIVLENSSREDKHECPFGRSAIELTKMLCEILQVGELPNEGRDDYHPMFFTHDRAFEELFAICIQLLNKTWKEMRATAEDFNKVMQVVREQITRALPSKPSSLDQFKSKLRGLSYSEILRLRQSERMSQDDFQSPPIMELREKIQPEIVELIKQQRLNRLCEGSSFRKIGNRRRQERFWHCRLALNHKMLHYGDLEDNAQGEVTLESLQEKIPVADIKAVVTGKDCPHMKEKGALKQNKEALELAFSILYDPDETLNFIAPNKYEYCVWIDGLNALLGKDMASDLTKSDLDTLLSMEVKLRLLDLENIQIPEVPPPVPKEPSSYDFVYHYG, encoded by the exons CTACAGTGAGATGCTGGCATTCACCCTGACAGCCTTCCTGGAGCTCATGGACCATGGCATTATCTCTTGGGATATGGTGCCCCTCACCTTCATCAGACAG ATTGCAGGGTATGTGAGCCAGCCAACGGTGGATGTCTCCATCTTGCAGCGCTCCTTGGCCATCCTGGAAAGCGTGGTGCTGAACAGCCAGAGCCTGTACCAGAAGATTGCAGAAGAGATCACTGTGGGGCAGCTTATCTCCCACCTGCAGGT TTCAAACCAGGAGATCCAGACGTATGCCATTGCCTTGATCAACGCCCTCTTTCTGAAGGCACCTGAGGACAAGAGACAG CAGGAGAAGCTTCTTCACCCACTAGACCTGCCTTGCACT GAGATGGCAAACATCTTTGCCCAGAAGCACCTGCGCTCCATCATCTTGGCA CATGTAATCAGAGGTAACCGCCCAATCAAAACGGAGATGGCCCATCAGCTGTATGTGCTTCAGGTCCTGACCTTTAACCTCCTGGAAGAGCGGATGATGACCAAGATGGACCCCAGTGATCAG GCCCAAAGAGACATCATTTTTGAGCTGCGAAGAATCGCCTTTGATGCCGAGTCGGAGGGCAGCAGCATTGCTGGGGGCGGGACAGAGAAGCGCAAAGCCATGTACACCAAGGACTACAAGATGCTTGGCTTCACG AACCACGTCAACCCTGCTCTGGACTTCACCCAGACCCCACCAGGGATGCTGGCCTTGGACAACATGCTATACCTGGCCAAATGCCACCGGGATACCTATGTCAGG ATTGTCCTGGAGAACTCCAGCCGGGAGGACAAGCACGAGTGCCCCTTTGGACGCAGCGCCATCGAGCTCACCAAGATGCTTTGTGAGATCCTGCAGGTCGGAGAACTTC CTAACGAGGGCCGGGACGACTATCACCCCATGTTCTTCACACACGACCGCGCCTTTGAAGAGCTCTTTGCCATCTGCATCCAACTCCTCAACAAGACGTGGAAGGAGATGAGAGCCACAGCCGAGGATTTCAACAAG GTGATGCAGGTGGTGCGGGAGCAGATCACCCGGGCCCTGCCCTCCAAGCCCAGCTCCCTGGACCAGTTCAAGAGCAAACTGCGTGGCCTGAGCTACTCGGAGATCCTGCGCTTACGCCAGTCGGAGCGGATGAGCCAGGACGATTTCCAGTCCCCGCCCATCAT GGAACTGCGGGAGAAGATCCAGCCCGAGATCGTGGAGCTTATCAAGCAGCAGCGTCTGAACCGGCTCTGTGAAGGGAGCAGCTTCCGCAAGATTGGGAACCGGAGGAGGCAAG AGCGCTTCTGGCACTGCCGCCTGGCCTTGAACCACAAGATGCTCCACTACGGGGATCTGGAGGATAACGCCCAAGGGGAGGTGACCTTGGAGTCCCTGCAGGAGAAAA TCCCTGTTGCAGACATCAAGGCCGTTGTCACTGGGAAAGACTGTCCCCACATGAAAGAGAAGGGAGCCCTGAAGCAGAACAAG GAGGCCCTGGAGTTGGCCTTCTCCATCCTCTATGACCCAGATGAGACCCTGAACTTCATCGCACCCAATAAATATGAG TACTGCGTCTGGATTGACGGCCTCAACGCCCTCCTGGGGAAGGACATGGCCAGCGACCTAACCAAGAGTGACCTCGACACACTGCTGAGCATGGAGGTGAAGCTGCGCCTGCTGGACTTGGAGAACATCCAGATCCCGGAGGTGCCTCCGCCCGTCCCCAAGGAGCCCAGCAGCTACGATTTCGTCTACCACTACGGCTGA
- the SLC35C2 gene encoding solute carrier family 35 member C2 — protein sequence MRPSSLSPSSGRRQRQHRRVPGASSVALAAGLVLLYYAFSIGITFYNKWIMKSFGFPLFMTLLHLLVIFLLSGLARRCAKRPARPLLPWAAYLRQVAPAALSTALDVGLSNWSFLYITVSLYTMTKSSAVLFILFFSLIFKLEEPRAALVVVVLLIAGGLFLFTYKATQFDTEGFAMVLGASFLGGIRWTLTQMLLQKDELGLQNPIDTMFHLQPAMFLGLFPLFAAFEGLPLSASEKMFRFYEVELLLVLLGKLTLGGMLAFGLGFSEFLLVSKTSSLALSISGIFKEVCTLLLATHLMGDHLSLLNWLGFVVCLLGLSLHVALKALSATGQKGTHQPKEPGSSPDLELLLLHRQEQEDPVGFPQR from the exons ATGCGGCCGTCTTCGCTCTCTCCCTCCTCCGgccggcggcagcggcagcaccGGCGCGTCCCCGGCGCGTCGTCCGTGGCCCTCGCGGCGGGGCTGGTGCTTCTCTACTACGCCTTCTCCATCGGCATCACCTTCTACAACAAGTGGATCatgaag AGTTTCGGCTTCCCGCTCTTCATGACGCTCCTGCACCTGTTGGTCATCTTCCTGCTCTCTGGCCTGGCCCGGCGCTGCGCCAAGCGGCCCGCCCGCCCCCTCCTCCCCTGGGCCGCCTACCTGCGCCAGGTGGCCCCCGCAG CACTGTCAACAGCCTTGGATGTGGGGCTCAGCAACTGGAGCTTCCTCTACATCACTGTCTCCCT CTACACCATGACCAAGTCCTCAGCCGTCCTGTTCATCTTGTTCTTCTCTCTCATCTTCAAACTGGAGGAGCCA AGAGCcgcgctggtggtggtggtgctgctcatTGCCGGGGGGCTCTTCCTGTTCACCTACAAGGCCACCCAGTTCGACACCGAAGGCTTTGCCATGGTGCTAGGCGCCTCTTTCCTGGGAGGCATCCGCTGGACCTTGACACAGATGCTTCTGCAGAAGGATGAGCTGG GGCTCCAGAATCCCATAGACACCATGTTCCACCTGCAGCCGGCCATGTTCCTGGGCCTCTTTCCCCTCTTTGCTGCGTTTGAGG GCCTGCCCTTGTCTGCATCGGAGAAGATGTTCCGCTTCTACGAGGTGGAGCTGCTGCTGGTCCTCTTGGGAAAACTCACCCTTGGGGGGATGCTGGCGTTTGGGCTGGGCTTCTCTGAGTTTCTCTTGGTGTCAAAGACCTCCAGCCTTGCCTTGTCCATCTCTGGAATTTTCAAG GAAGTCTGCACTCTGCTGCTGGCCACACATCTCatgggagaccacctgagccTCTTGAACTGGCTGGGTTTTGTCGTGTGCCTCCTGGGTCTTTCCCTTCATGTTGCCCTGAAGGCCCTCAGTGCCACAG GGCAAAAGGGCACTCATCAACCCAAGGAGCCTGGCTCCAGCCCTGActtggagctgctgctgctgcatcgcCAGGAGCAAGAGGATCCCGTGGGTTTCCCCCAACGCTGA